A stretch of the Trueperaceae bacterium genome encodes the following:
- a CDS encoding excinuclease ABC subunit B (The UvrABC repair system catalyzes the recognition and processing of DNA lesions. The beta-hairpin of the Uvr-B subunit is inserted between the strands, where it probes for the presence of a lesion) has protein sequence MPLKVDYPFTPKGDQPQAIASLVEGLNDGLRFQTLLGATGTGKTYAAAKIIEAQQRPALILAPNKILTAQLAAEFREFFPSAAVEFFISYYDYYQPEAYVPARDLFIEKDANINAELERLRHSTTRSLLTRKDVIVVASVSAIYGLGSPEAYRDLNLILSVGGECPREELLTRLVAQQYERNDIELAPGRFRAKGDVVDIWAAYEEMPLRIELWGNEIERLSLVDPVTGNELNRLESITIFPAKHYIKPFEELQPVINTIEEDLAKRLAFFQKTGKLLEAQRLKERTNYDLEMLRTLGYCNGIENYSRYLDGRKEGEPPHTLLDYFPDDFLVFADESHVMVPQIRGMYNGDRSRKQTLVDYGFRLPAALDNRPLKHVEFFERVGQIVFVSATPADEELSLSDRVVEQVIRPTGLIDPKIFIKPSQGQIDDLLFSIRDRVKHSERVLVTTLTKKMAEDLTEHFAEHGVRVRYMHSDIDALERQVIIRDLRLGHFDVLVGINLLREGLDLPEVSLVAILDADKTGFLRSERSLIQTIGRAARHLRGEVFLYADQISDAMDKAITETKRRRKKQISYNKKHGIIPQTIRKGIRNVIQTEEATFPAETSSQWDRELEFDELRQELIELSTSMWTASEDLDFEQAAAIRDRIREIEAELQGNDLKLPTIPQKLKKPRIKA, from the coding sequence ATGCCACTAAAGGTCGATTACCCCTTTACCCCAAAGGGTGACCAACCTCAAGCAATCGCTAGTTTAGTCGAAGGCCTTAACGACGGTCTTCGCTTCCAGACTTTGTTGGGTGCAACCGGAACTGGTAAGACCTATGCAGCAGCTAAAATTATAGAAGCGCAGCAACGCCCCGCATTGATCTTAGCCCCTAACAAAATTTTAACCGCACAACTAGCCGCTGAATTCCGGGAATTCTTTCCTAGTGCTGCCGTAGAATTTTTTATCAGCTATTACGACTACTACCAACCGGAGGCTTATGTACCTGCAAGAGACCTGTTCATTGAAAAAGACGCAAACATAAATGCGGAGTTAGAGAGACTGCGCCACTCTACGACCAGAAGTCTACTTACGCGCAAGGATGTGATTGTCGTAGCCTCTGTCTCTGCGATCTATGGCCTAGGATCACCTGAAGCTTATCGGGATCTAAATTTGATCTTATCAGTAGGGGGAGAGTGCCCTCGCGAAGAGTTACTTACAAGGCTAGTCGCCCAGCAATATGAGAGAAACGATATAGAACTTGCTCCTGGCCGCTTTCGAGCCAAGGGAGATGTGGTTGATATTTGGGCGGCTTATGAAGAAATGCCGCTAAGAATCGAGTTATGGGGAAACGAAATCGAAAGATTATCCCTCGTAGATCCTGTTACTGGCAATGAACTTAACCGTTTGGAAAGCATCACGATTTTCCCTGCCAAGCACTACATTAAGCCATTCGAGGAACTACAACCTGTAATTAATACTATTGAAGAGGATTTGGCTAAGCGATTAGCTTTTTTCCAGAAAACGGGTAAACTTCTAGAAGCACAGAGGCTCAAGGAACGTACAAATTATGACCTCGAAATGCTCCGGACGCTCGGCTACTGCAACGGGATCGAAAACTATTCTAGGTACCTTGACGGACGAAAGGAAGGAGAGCCACCACACACGCTCCTAGACTACTTCCCTGATGATTTTTTGGTGTTTGCAGACGAATCTCACGTAATGGTGCCGCAAATCCGAGGTATGTACAATGGCGATAGATCACGCAAACAGACACTTGTAGACTATGGCTTCAGGCTTCCTGCTGCTCTCGACAATCGACCTTTAAAACATGTGGAGTTTTTTGAACGCGTCGGACAGATTGTGTTTGTCTCAGCCACACCAGCAGATGAAGAGTTAAGCCTCAGCGACAGAGTAGTAGAACAGGTAATACGACCTACAGGATTGATTGATCCAAAAATATTTATTAAACCGAGCCAAGGCCAGATTGATGATCTACTATTCTCAATTCGGGACCGAGTCAAACACAGTGAACGAGTACTCGTAACGACCTTAACTAAAAAAATGGCAGAGGACTTGACTGAGCACTTTGCTGAACATGGCGTACGGGTTAGATACATGCATTCGGATATTGATGCTCTTGAACGCCAAGTTATTATAAGGGACCTAAGATTAGGTCACTTTGATGTGCTAGTCGGAATAAACTTGCTTCGCGAAGGACTCGATCTCCCTGAGGTATCTTTAGTAGCAATATTAGATGCTGACAAGACCGGGTTCTTACGTAGCGAACGAAGCCTAATTCAAACGATAGGCAGAGCTGCACGACACCTACGCGGTGAAGTATTCCTCTACGCAGATCAAATAAGCGACGCGATGGACAAGGCCATCACAGAAACTAAAAGGAGACGCAAAAAACAAATATCCTATAACAAGAAGCATGGAATTATCCCACAAACAATACGTAAGGGAATTAGAAACGTCATTCAAACTGAGGAAGCTACTTTCCCTGCCGAAACCTCTAGCCAGTGGGACCGTGAACTTGAATTCGATGAGTTACGTCAAGAACTAATCGAACTTTCTACCAGTATGTGGACGGCTTCAGAAGATTTAGATTTCGAACAGGCAGCTGCGATCCGGGACCGAATCCGCGAAATTGAAGCCGAGCTTCAAGGTAACGACCTTAAATTACCAACAATCCCTCAAAAACTGAAAAAACCTAGGATCAAGGCTTAG
- a CDS encoding ABC transporter ATP-binding protein, with protein MRSNSPQRSTSTDHPRNQPRLTQDNFAQLWRLIAFARPYKWQLVIGIVSVVVASSLQIIFPLLIRDLFNTAFTHTGNNPDLPNINRIVVILLIVFLSQAGFNFVRVYFLGLVGERVVADLRKKLFSHLLGLSIPFFEERKTGEITSRLTSDVGTVQGLVAQDLAQFVTQLITLVGGLSVLIVINLQLTLVMLAVIPGIIIAGAYFGTRLKRISTRFQDRVADANASAEEAIAGIRVVQSFTAEQNEREHYGQLIDSSFDQARLRVLYRSFFVPSIILAVFTGITIVLWFGGRQVLTGNLLPGDLIAFLLLTIFVAGSVGSFTNLYAQLQQALGASYRIFELLDINTDLSQPKNPRNLKQVHGHISIDGVTFFYKDRPFTPTLKDLTLEACPGEVIALVGPSGAGKSTLITLIPRFYDPTKGSIQLDGIDLRSLETRLLRGHIGIVPKETTLFSGSIASNIRYGRPTASESELLAAAESANAHSFISRFPDGYNTLVGERGIKLSGGQRQRISIARALLKDPRILILDEATSSLDSESESLVQAALETLMRGRTTFIIAHRLSTIVNSDRIVVLDEGRIVQTGTHLELVNKSGLYRELYGKQMDH; from the coding sequence ATCAGATCAAATAGTCCTCAACGCTCCACTAGTACTGACCACCCCCGAAATCAACCTCGGCTCACGCAAGATAATTTTGCACAACTTTGGCGCCTCATAGCCTTTGCCCGACCTTACAAGTGGCAATTGGTGATTGGTATAGTTTCTGTAGTTGTCGCTAGTTCTTTGCAAATAATATTTCCCCTCCTAATACGCGATCTTTTCAACACTGCGTTTACCCATACCGGAAACAATCCTGACTTACCTAACATTAATCGAATCGTAGTGATCCTCCTAATCGTTTTTCTCTCACAGGCGGGGTTCAATTTCGTCCGCGTTTATTTTCTTGGATTGGTCGGGGAACGCGTAGTAGCAGACCTTAGGAAAAAACTCTTTAGCCACCTTCTTGGCCTTTCAATCCCATTCTTCGAGGAACGGAAAACCGGAGAAATTACGTCCCGACTCACCTCAGACGTAGGTACTGTCCAAGGGCTTGTAGCACAAGACCTAGCTCAATTTGTGACCCAATTGATCACGCTGGTAGGCGGTTTAAGCGTCTTGATCGTAATAAACCTTCAACTCACCCTGGTGATGTTGGCTGTTATCCCGGGAATCATCATTGCTGGTGCATATTTCGGCACACGCCTAAAACGAATAAGTACTCGATTTCAAGACAGAGTTGCTGACGCCAATGCGAGCGCTGAAGAGGCAATTGCTGGTATTCGAGTTGTCCAATCATTTACCGCCGAACAAAATGAACGAGAGCATTACGGACAACTGATCGATAGCTCTTTTGACCAAGCGCGACTCCGGGTATTATATAGGTCTTTCTTTGTGCCGAGTATTATTCTGGCGGTTTTCACAGGTATAACTATTGTCCTTTGGTTCGGGGGACGACAGGTGCTAACCGGAAATCTCCTTCCAGGAGATTTAATTGCATTCCTGTTGCTTACTATATTCGTTGCAGGATCTGTCGGATCTTTTACCAACTTATATGCCCAACTCCAACAAGCTTTGGGAGCTTCATATAGGATTTTCGAGCTACTCGATATTAATACCGACCTCTCGCAGCCCAAGAACCCAAGAAACCTGAAACAGGTACACGGTCATATTTCCATCGATGGGGTAACCTTTTTCTACAAGGACCGTCCCTTCACCCCAACCCTAAAAGATTTAACCCTAGAAGCCTGTCCAGGTGAAGTGATTGCCCTAGTAGGTCCATCAGGTGCGGGCAAAAGCACTCTAATCACCCTCATTCCAAGATTTTACGACCCAACTAAAGGTTCAATTCAACTGGATGGTATAGATCTTCGTTCACTAGAAACTAGGTTACTCAGGGGTCACATAGGCATTGTCCCCAAGGAAACAACACTCTTCTCAGGCTCAATCGCATCCAACATAAGATATGGACGACCAACGGCTTCAGAATCTGAGCTATTAGCAGCTGCTGAATCAGCAAACGCTCACAGCTTTATTAGTAGGTTTCCTGACGGTTACAACACACTTGTAGGTGAACGAGGAATAAAACTTTCCGGGGGCCAGCGCCAGCGCATATCAATTGCTCGGGCTCTGTTAAAAGACCCAAGGATACTTATACTAGACGAAGCAACTAGTTCGCTTGATAGCGAATCTGAATCTCTGGTGCAGGCGGCTCTTGAAACTTTGATGAGAGGGCGGACTACTTTCATTATCGCCCACCGTCTCTCCACTATTGTTAATTCGGACCGCATCGTCGTACTAGACGAGGGCAGAATTGTGCAAACAGGTACTCATTTAGAACTCGTAAATAAATCTGGCTTGTACAGAGAGCTATACGGTAAACAAATGGACCACTAA
- a CDS encoding acetoacetate--CoA ligase produces the protein MCKEGEQPLPLWTPSSNRISTTNLEKFRQAVGVYVRREVPDYASLHEWSIGDIGDFWSFYAGYAGIAFSDEPRFITNGDPMPNTRWFGGATLNYAQALLYPPGVKGSDAAVVSVVEGGAEQVTTFADLRRQVAQVQVALRREGVEIGDRVAAFATNTTETVVLFLACASLGAVFSSCSPDFGPESALARFGQIKPKLLFVSEAYFYGGHFFDTSSQCAVLAASLGVTNVISLPYLSETWETSSGAVAWSSWLESGECELEFLQLPFDHPLYILFSSGTTGLPKAIVHRAGGVLITHHKEHHLHNDISSGDRVLYFSTCGWMMWNWLVSGLAQGATIFLYEGSPAYPDLGVLWRLAQRYRMTYFGISARFLHGMAAQGVSPKSDVDLDDLRTIASTGSPLSPAGFRYVYEHIKADVHLASIAGGTDVVGCFMAGVPTLPVFAGQIQGPTLGVDLVALNNHGQVVIGEPGELVIRQPMPSMPLKFWDDPNGGKYRRAYFTGFAGLWQHGDLIELTTEQGIVVYGRSDATLNPGGVRIGTAEVYRPLESLPEIVEAAAVGRQVKDDEDIWLFVVLKQGVNLDSGLKERICHVIRIGASPRHVPKRFFQIDELPRTQSGKLMEIAVAQLVNGAEITNLSAVANPGALDHIADQIQKIY, from the coding sequence ATGTGTAAGGAGGGCGAACAGCCATTGCCTCTTTGGACACCCTCGTCGAACCGGATTTCAACAACTAATTTAGAGAAGTTTAGGCAGGCTGTAGGAGTCTACGTAAGGCGGGAAGTGCCTGATTATGCTTCACTCCATGAGTGGTCAATTGGAGATATAGGTGATTTCTGGTCTTTCTACGCCGGATACGCAGGGATCGCTTTTTCTGATGAGCCGCGGTTTATCACCAATGGAGATCCAATGCCAAATACCCGATGGTTCGGTGGAGCTACATTGAACTATGCCCAGGCTTTACTCTACCCGCCTGGAGTCAAGGGTTCAGACGCAGCCGTGGTTTCTGTAGTTGAGGGAGGGGCTGAACAGGTAACTACCTTTGCTGATCTCAGGAGACAGGTGGCTCAGGTCCAGGTCGCTCTTCGCAGAGAGGGAGTAGAAATTGGTGACCGCGTTGCAGCGTTCGCCACAAACACCACAGAAACCGTGGTACTTTTTCTTGCTTGTGCTAGTTTAGGAGCGGTTTTTTCAAGCTGCTCACCTGATTTCGGGCCTGAATCTGCATTAGCTCGTTTCGGCCAGATCAAACCTAAGCTACTTTTTGTTTCGGAGGCTTACTTCTATGGCGGCCATTTCTTCGATACTAGTAGTCAATGTGCGGTACTAGCAGCTTCTCTAGGAGTCACCAATGTCATCTCCCTTCCCTATCTTAGTGAAACATGGGAAACCTCGTCTGGTGCAGTTGCTTGGTCTTCTTGGTTAGAATCAGGCGAGTGTGAATTAGAATTTTTACAACTACCTTTTGACCATCCTCTCTATATCCTTTTTTCTTCTGGCACAACAGGCCTACCTAAAGCCATTGTGCACAGGGCTGGTGGTGTACTAATAACGCACCATAAAGAACATCATTTACACAACGATATTAGCAGTGGAGATAGGGTCCTATACTTCTCAACTTGTGGGTGGATGATGTGGAACTGGTTAGTCTCGGGGTTGGCGCAAGGTGCAACTATTTTCTTATACGAGGGATCTCCCGCGTATCCAGATTTGGGTGTTTTGTGGCGCCTTGCTCAACGTTACCGGATGACATATTTCGGAATAAGTGCCCGGTTCCTACATGGCATGGCAGCCCAAGGTGTTTCGCCAAAGTCGGATGTTGATCTTGATGACCTCCGGACTATCGCTTCGACGGGTTCACCATTATCCCCAGCTGGGTTCCGTTACGTTTACGAGCACATTAAGGCTGATGTGCATCTAGCTAGTATCGCAGGGGGTACTGACGTGGTGGGTTGCTTTATGGCGGGGGTACCGACATTACCCGTTTTTGCTGGACAAATCCAGGGACCAACACTCGGGGTTGACTTAGTTGCACTAAACAATCATGGCCAAGTGGTGATTGGTGAGCCAGGTGAGTTGGTGATTCGCCAACCTATGCCATCGATGCCCCTTAAATTTTGGGATGATCCCAATGGAGGTAAATATAGAAGAGCCTATTTCACAGGTTTTGCAGGGTTATGGCAGCATGGAGATTTGATTGAACTAACAACTGAGCAAGGAATCGTAGTTTATGGTCGTAGTGATGCTACCTTGAATCCTGGTGGAGTTAGGATTGGTACGGCTGAGGTTTATCGACCCCTTGAAAGTCTTCCGGAAATTGTTGAGGCTGCTGCGGTTGGTCGGCAAGTTAAGGACGATGAAGATATATGGCTATTCGTGGTATTGAAACAGGGTGTGAACTTAGATTCCGGGTTAAAAGAACGTATTTGTCATGTTATTAGGATCGGTGCTAGTCCGCGGCATGTGCCTAAACGGTTTTTTCAGATTGATGAATTACCCCGGACTCAAAGTGGAAAGTTAATGGAGATTGCTGTTGCTCAACTAGTGAATGGTGCAGAGATTACTAATCTTTCAGCGGTAGCTAATCCTGGGGCGCTTGATCATATTGCTGATCAAATCCAAAAAATCTACTGA